One Methylobacterium oryzae DNA window includes the following coding sequences:
- a CDS encoding EAL domain-containing protein has product MRDPETPTACADRAGHTRAAATRTGRITSIRAAVSVAFLCVGLLLGALALSAGVAITQVGTLVTRTYDESLTSISFARAVAADFAKMRAALVRRMQTGDAAEVAKRDADITDLSAILAEDLTIAAERAQSERAARTAEAVQTSVASWESLRRAFDPVTVRPDQKASLERQADAIEGQIDLLINVMAGDGFTFRQAARQRVRGVVRWHAIAAALVIIACGLIAWLLTRHIGGSVGAAAEAAERIAGGQRDDRIPTGGRDRLSRLLNAVAAMRSTIRALTLREGSQRRGTETQVTDALQTAREGVVVVDADGRITLANAQALRFFDGLDAAIEAGLSLTKVAHEPQDYRSDVPEDRFGALARDGDVRLADGRWLRVSRTATRQGGFIAVCSDISLLKEQEHFLTRTNLRLDAALDTMSQGLCLYDAQHRLMVVNRRYGEIYGLPPGTVVPGMTALEILSASLAAGNHPGCDLEALLRQQRDAFSNGVWQTHFQELSNGRIVAIDRREAADGGFVATYEDVTERRRAEARIAFLAHHDMLTGLPNRVAVGQQIDVAVAQAGRDQGFAVFAIDLDDFRPVNETLGHGIGDELLVAVANRLTACVREIDCVARLGADEFIVVQRGVDRPEDAAILARRIIEVVGAPYSLTHHTICVGLTIGITLAPSDGSDADKLLKNAEVALDRGKAEARGAFRFFEPAMDARLMARRIMERDLRDALAREAFEVYYQPIYSLETDRICGFEALLRWNHAVRGSVSPAEFIPIAEELGLIVPLGEWVLRRACEEAARWPDELKVAVNVSAVQFTSASLVTAVREALRRTGLPGRRLELEITETVLVANPGATTAILHSLRALGVRVAMDDFGTGYSSLSYLRSFPFDKIKIDQSFVRDLCVKDGTDFIVRAVIGLGASLGMTTTAEGVETEAQLAQLRAEGCDEVQGYLFSRAVPVSEVASVIRRWNGTLRAIA; this is encoded by the coding sequence ATGCGAGATCCCGAGACACCGACGGCGTGCGCGGACCGAGCCGGGCACACCCGCGCGGCCGCCACGCGGACGGGCCGTATCACATCGATCCGCGCCGCGGTCAGCGTCGCCTTCCTCTGTGTCGGTCTTCTCCTCGGCGCGCTCGCGCTCTCGGCTGGTGTGGCGATCACGCAGGTCGGCACGCTCGTCACACGGACCTACGACGAATCCCTGACCTCGATCAGCTTCGCCCGCGCGGTGGCGGCCGACTTCGCGAAGATGCGCGCTGCCCTCGTCCGGCGGATGCAGACCGGCGACGCTGCCGAGGTGGCGAAGCGGGATGCGGACATCACCGACCTCTCGGCGATCCTGGCCGAGGATCTCACCATCGCGGCCGAGCGGGCCCAGTCCGAGCGGGCGGCGCGGACGGCCGAGGCCGTCCAGACCAGCGTGGCGTCCTGGGAGAGCCTGCGCCGCGCTTTCGATCCCGTGACGGTGCGGCCGGATCAGAAGGCGTCTCTCGAACGGCAGGCCGACGCAATCGAAGGCCAGATCGATCTCCTGATCAACGTCATGGCCGGCGACGGCTTCACCTTCCGACAGGCTGCGCGGCAGCGCGTGCGGGGCGTCGTCCGGTGGCACGCCATCGCGGCGGCCCTCGTGATCATCGCCTGCGGGCTGATCGCCTGGCTGCTCACCCGCCACATCGGCGGATCGGTCGGCGCGGCGGCCGAGGCGGCCGAACGGATCGCGGGCGGCCAGCGCGACGATCGGATCCCCACCGGCGGCCGCGACCGGTTGAGCCGGCTGCTGAACGCCGTCGCGGCGATGCGGTCGACCATCCGGGCTCTCACGCTCCGCGAGGGCAGCCAGCGCCGGGGCACCGAGACGCAGGTGACGGACGCGCTGCAGACAGCACGGGAAGGCGTCGTCGTGGTCGATGCCGACGGCCGGATCACCCTGGCCAACGCGCAGGCCCTGCGCTTCTTCGACGGGCTCGACGCTGCCATCGAGGCCGGTCTGTCGCTGACGAAGGTTGCGCACGAGCCGCAGGACTACCGCTCGGATGTCCCGGAGGATCGCTTCGGAGCCCTGGCCCGGGACGGCGACGTCCGGTTGGCCGACGGCCGCTGGCTGCGGGTGAGCCGCACCGCGACCCGGCAGGGCGGCTTCATCGCGGTGTGCAGCGATATCAGCCTGCTCAAGGAGCAGGAGCATTTCCTGACCCGGACCAACCTGCGCCTCGATGCGGCCCTCGACACCATGTCCCAGGGGCTCTGCCTGTACGACGCGCAGCATCGGTTGATGGTGGTCAACCGGCGCTACGGCGAGATCTACGGCCTGCCGCCCGGCACGGTCGTACCCGGCATGACGGCCCTCGAGATCCTGAGCGCCAGTCTCGCGGCCGGCAACCATCCCGGCTGCGATCTCGAAGCGCTGCTGCGCCAGCAGCGGGACGCCTTCAGCAACGGCGTTTGGCAGACGCATTTCCAGGAGCTGAGCAACGGCCGAATCGTCGCCATCGACCGGCGAGAGGCCGCCGATGGCGGCTTCGTGGCCACCTACGAGGACGTCACGGAGCGCCGCCGGGCCGAGGCCCGCATCGCCTTCCTGGCGCATCACGACATGCTGACCGGCCTGCCTAACCGGGTGGCGGTGGGGCAGCAGATCGACGTGGCCGTGGCGCAGGCCGGGCGCGACCAGGGCTTCGCGGTCTTCGCCATCGACCTCGACGACTTCCGGCCGGTCAACGAGACCCTGGGCCACGGGATCGGCGACGAGCTGCTCGTCGCGGTCGCGAATCGGCTCACCGCCTGCGTGCGCGAGATCGACTGCGTCGCGCGCCTCGGAGCCGACGAGTTCATCGTGGTCCAGCGCGGCGTCGACCGGCCCGAGGACGCCGCCATCCTCGCCCGGCGCATCATCGAGGTCGTCGGCGCGCCCTACAGCCTCACCCACCACACGATCTGCGTCGGGCTCACCATCGGCATCACCCTCGCCCCGAGCGACGGGTCCGACGCGGACAAGCTCCTGAAGAACGCCGAGGTCGCCCTCGACCGGGGCAAGGCCGAGGCGCGGGGCGCGTTCCGCTTCTTCGAGCCGGCCATGGATGCCCGCCTCATGGCCCGGCGGATCATGGAGCGCGACCTGCGTGACGCCCTCGCCCGGGAGGCGTTCGAGGTCTACTACCAGCCGATCTACAGCCTCGAGACGGACCGGATCTGCGGCTTCGAGGCGCTGCTGCGCTGGAACCACGCGGTCCGCGGCTCCGTCTCGCCGGCCGAATTCATCCCGATCGCCGAGGAGCTCGGGCTGATCGTGCCGCTCGGCGAGTGGGTGCTGCGCCGCGCCTGCGAGGAGGCCGCCCGCTGGCCGGACGAGCTCAAGGTCGCCGTCAACGTCTCGGCCGTGCAGTTCACCTCGGCGAGCCTCGTCACCGCCGTGCGCGAGGCGCTGCGGCGGACCGGGTTGCCGGGCCGGCGCCTGGAGCTGGAGATCACCGAGACGGTCCTGGTGGCCAATCCCGGTGCGACGACGGCGATCCTGCATAGCCTGCGCGCGCTGGGCGTGCGCGTGGCGATGGACGATTTCGGCACCGGCTACTCGTCGCTCAGCTACCTGCGCTCCTTCCCGTTCGACAAGATCAAGATCGACCAGTCCTTCGTGCGCGACCTGTGCGTGAAGGACGGGACCGATTTCATCGTTCGGGCGGTGATCGGTCTCGGTGCCAGCCTCGGCATGACGACGACCGCCGAGGGCGTCGAGACGGAGGCGCAACTCGCGCAACTGCGTGCCGAGGGCTGCGACGAGGTCCAGGGCTACCTGTTCAGCCGCGCCGTCCCCGTCTCGGAGGTCGCCTCGGTCATCCGCCGCTGGAACGGCACGCTCCGGGCGATCGCCTGA
- a CDS encoding efflux RND transporter periplasmic adaptor subunit has product MKAHDAGSDVPPPPGKAPFLLVGLAGLGLLAWGAYGHWQRDVEATATLERIKTLVPQVRTVAAERAEGPLDLVLPGEIQAFTTAAIAARATGYIAERRVDIGSRVKAGGLLLRIAAPDLDQQLSQAEAQVGQLKAQLLQAQAQVEQARANVNLANLTNNRTSTLAVQGWASRQNADNTKAGVLSQAAALAAAEAGVKVATANIKAQEAVVDRLKALTAFERVVAPFDGVVTVRNVDVGDLVRADNGGTPLLTMDQDSLLRITVNVPQKDAVGVKPGVRAEITVPQMPGRRFEGYVERSSVALNAASRTLTTQVDVPNADRALRAGLYAYVTLKIPRAEPGVSIPAEATVFDGNDLRVATLSDDDRVTWRTIRVRRDLGRTLELDSGLPADSRIIYSPAPDLRDGQSVEPLKSPPPPGPLRSAQR; this is encoded by the coding sequence ATGAAGGCGCACGACGCGGGCTCGGACGTCCCTCCGCCGCCCGGCAAGGCCCCGTTCCTGCTGGTCGGCCTCGCCGGACTCGGCCTGCTCGCCTGGGGTGCCTACGGTCACTGGCAGCGCGACGTGGAGGCGACCGCGACGCTGGAGCGGATCAAGACCCTCGTGCCGCAGGTGCGCACCGTGGCCGCCGAGCGGGCCGAGGGCCCCCTCGATCTCGTGCTTCCCGGCGAGATCCAGGCCTTCACCACGGCGGCGATCGCCGCGCGCGCCACTGGCTACATCGCGGAGCGCCGGGTTGATATCGGATCCCGGGTCAAGGCGGGCGGCCTCCTTCTGCGCATCGCCGCACCGGATCTCGACCAGCAGCTCTCGCAGGCCGAGGCGCAGGTCGGCCAGCTGAAGGCGCAGCTGCTCCAGGCGCAGGCGCAGGTCGAGCAGGCCCGCGCGAATGTGAACCTCGCCAACCTCACCAACAACCGCACCAGCACCCTGGCCGTGCAGGGCTGGGCCTCGCGGCAGAACGCCGACAACACCAAGGCGGGCGTGCTGAGCCAAGCTGCCGCGCTCGCCGCCGCCGAGGCCGGCGTGAAGGTCGCCACCGCCAACATCAAGGCGCAGGAGGCCGTGGTCGACCGCCTGAAGGCGCTCACCGCCTTCGAGCGTGTCGTGGCGCCGTTCGACGGGGTCGTGACCGTGCGCAACGTCGATGTCGGCGACCTCGTCCGCGCCGACAACGGGGGCACGCCGCTGCTGACCATGGATCAGGACAGCCTGCTGCGCATCACCGTCAACGTGCCGCAGAAGGATGCCGTCGGCGTCAAACCCGGGGTGCGGGCCGAGATCACTGTGCCGCAGATGCCGGGGCGGCGCTTCGAAGGCTACGTGGAGCGCAGCTCCGTCGCGCTGAACGCGGCGTCGCGCACGCTGACCACCCAGGTGGACGTCCCCAACGCCGACCGGGCGCTGCGGGCCGGGCTGTACGCCTACGTCACCCTCAAGATCCCCCGGGCCGAGCCCGGCGTGTCGATCCCCGCCGAGGCGACGGTGTTCGACGGCAACGACCTCAGGGTCGCCACCCTCAGCGACGACGACCGGGTGACGTGGCGGACGATCCGCGTCCGGCGCGATCTCGGGCGCACGCTGGAGCTCGACTCGGGGCTGCCCGCCGACAGCCGGATCATCTACAGCCCCGCCCCGGATCTGCGGGACGGCCAGTCGGTCGAGCCCCTGAAGTCACCGCCTCCGCCCGGGCCGCTCCGCTCGGCGCAGCGGTGA
- a CDS encoding sulfate transporter family protein — MLVESAAAALRQTFSPPLRAILWKSLGLTVGLLLLIWLGLTRLIQAFQASHHISAQYPILDSLAYYLAGFGLVVALAYLMPAVSILVAGFFLDDAAEIVERTDFPNEPPGRAMPFGTAMLYALRFAGVTLLVNLAALVIFFVPVIGIAAFFAANAYLLSREYFEMAAARFRPLPEAAEMRRAFSVRTLGAGCLLAGLMIVPVLNLLTPLFGIALMVHLHKRLSRRPLVAGPAR; from the coding sequence ATGCTCGTTGAGTCCGCCGCGGCGGCTTTGCGCCAGACCTTCTCGCCGCCGCTGCGCGCGATCCTGTGGAAGTCCCTCGGCCTGACGGTCGGGCTCCTGCTCCTGATCTGGCTCGGCCTGACCCGGCTGATCCAGGCCTTCCAGGCGAGCCACCACATTTCCGCCCAGTACCCGATCCTCGACAGCCTCGCCTACTACCTCGCGGGTTTCGGTCTGGTCGTGGCCCTCGCCTACCTGATGCCGGCGGTCTCGATCCTGGTGGCGGGCTTCTTCCTCGACGACGCGGCCGAGATCGTCGAGCGTACCGATTTCCCGAACGAGCCGCCCGGACGCGCCATGCCGTTCGGGACCGCCATGCTCTACGCCCTGCGCTTCGCCGGTGTGACGCTGCTGGTGAACCTCGCGGCCCTAGTGATCTTCTTCGTTCCCGTCATCGGGATCGCGGCTTTCTTCGCCGCCAACGCCTACCTGCTGTCCCGCGAGTACTTCGAGATGGCGGCGGCCCGGTTCCGCCCCCTTCCCGAGGCCGCCGAGATGCGCCGCGCCTTCTCGGTCCGGACGCTCGGCGCCGGGTGCCTCCTGGCCGGCCTGATGATCGTCCCGGTCCTCAACCTGCTGACGCCCCTCTTCGGTATCGCCCTGATGGTCCACCTGCACAAGCGCCTCAGCCGGCGCCCGCTGGTGGCCGGGCCAGCGCGTTAG
- a CDS encoding FAD-dependent oxidoreductase translates to MLVIGAGAAGIGAARNLAARGVSVAVLEARERVGGRALTVTLRGHALDLGAHWLHAGPINPLVALGRARGERLRRAAQESHVWVGGRPGRADDVRANARAFDRADRAMTRGAAQPGPDRPAASALPPGLGAWGDRVAQVHGLVSGRPLEAVSLHDFPSMEYGDNYFLADGYGSYVARLADGLPVALASPVTRIDWSDGRVRATGADGTVYAARAVIVTVPMMVLRDGPAFTPPLPNAVRAAIDGFTTGIYEHAVLHWPSSPFRGRDRLAAIHGGRRAPPGLLTRIDDTPFHYYELDLHEAAAIDAAGSGADGVRRHVRAVLGEHFGRARLRDLTIPAVSAWRHDRWSRGSWAVVPPGHAPARQALRAAVADTVWFAGEALSREQWGTVGGAYAEGVRAAEAVSAVVQTGAGERIRAGTG, encoded by the coding sequence GTGCTGGTGATCGGCGCGGGCGCCGCCGGCATCGGCGCGGCCCGCAACCTCGCGGCCCGGGGCGTGTCCGTCGCGGTGCTGGAGGCGCGGGAGCGCGTCGGCGGCCGCGCCCTGACGGTGACCCTGCGCGGCCACGCCCTCGATCTCGGGGCTCACTGGCTCCATGCCGGGCCGATCAACCCCCTGGTGGCGCTCGGCCGGGCGCGCGGCGAGCGGCTCCGCCGGGCCGCGCAGGAGAGCCATGTCTGGGTCGGGGGCCGGCCGGGCCGCGCCGACGACGTCCGGGCCAACGCGCGCGCCTTCGACCGCGCGGACCGCGCCATGACCCGTGGCGCCGCGCAGCCCGGCCCCGACCGGCCGGCCGCCAGCGCGCTGCCGCCCGGGCTCGGTGCCTGGGGCGACCGGGTCGCGCAGGTCCACGGCCTCGTCTCGGGCCGACCGCTGGAGGCGGTCTCGCTCCACGACTTCCCCAGCATGGAGTACGGCGACAACTACTTCCTGGCCGACGGCTACGGCAGCTACGTCGCCCGACTGGCGGACGGCCTGCCGGTGGCGCTCGCGTCGCCGGTGACCCGGATCGACTGGTCGGATGGCCGCGTCCGCGCGACAGGCGCGGACGGGACGGTCTACGCCGCCCGCGCGGTGATCGTGACGGTTCCGATGATGGTGCTCCGGGACGGGCCGGCCTTCACGCCGCCGCTGCCGAACGCGGTGCGCGCCGCCATCGACGGCTTCACCACCGGCATCTACGAGCACGCGGTGCTGCACTGGCCATCGAGCCCGTTCCGCGGCCGCGACCGGCTGGCGGCGATCCACGGCGGGCGGCGCGCCCCGCCGGGCCTCCTCACCCGCATCGACGACACGCCCTTCCACTACTACGAGCTCGACCTGCACGAGGCGGCGGCGATCGACGCCGCGGGATCCGGCGCGGACGGCGTGCGCCGCCATGTCCGCGCGGTCCTGGGCGAGCATTTCGGCCGGGCGCGGCTGCGCGACCTGACGATCCCCGCGGTGAGCGCGTGGCGCCACGACCGGTGGTCGCGCGGCTCGTGGGCCGTGGTCCCGCCGGGCCACGCGCCGGCGCGACAGGCCCTCCGCGCCGCCGTCGCCGACACCGTCTGGTTCGCCGGCGAGGCGCTGTCCCGGGAGCAGTGGGGCACGGTCGGGGGCGCCTACGCGGAGGGCGTCCGGGCCGCCGAGGCCGTGTCCGCCGTCGTACAGACGGGCGCCGGCGAGCGTATCCGGGCGGGCACAGGCTGA